The following proteins come from a genomic window of Pieris napi chromosome 15, ilPieNapi1.2, whole genome shotgun sequence:
- the LOC125056519 gene encoding ras-related protein Rab-14 — protein sequence MTSGPYNYSYIFKYIIIGDMGVGKSCLLHQFTEKKFMADCPHTIGVEFGTRIIEVAGQKIKLQIWDTAGQERFRAVTRSYYRGAAGALMVYDITRRSTYNHLSSWLTDTRNLTNPSTVIFLIGNKSDLDGQRDVTYEEAKQFADENGLMFVEASAKTGQNVEEAFLETAKKIYQSIQDGRLDLNAAESGVQHKPASPGRPLAAPPASRDNCAC from the exons ATGACTTCAGGGCCatacaattattcttatatatttaaatatattatcattGGCGACATGGGGGTTGGTAAATCTTGTCTTCTACATCAGTTTACAGAGAAAAAAT TTATGGCAGACTGCCCTCATACTATTGGTGTCGAGTTCGGAACCAGAATTATTGAAGTGGCAGGTCAGAAAATCAAGCTTCAGATATGGGATACCGCTGGACAAGAGAGGTTTCGAGCTGTAACTCGCTCTTACTACAGAGGGGCAGCAGGTGCCCTTATGGTATATGATATAACAAGaag ATCTACTTACAATCATTTAAGTAGTTGGCTGACAGATACTCGCAACTTGACTAATCCTAgtactgtaatatttttgattggaaataaatctGATTTGGATGGCCAAAGAGATGTTACATATGAAGAGGCAAAGCAATTTGCAGATGAAAATGGATTAATGTTTGTTGAAGCCAGTGCAAAAAC TGGTCAAAATGTGGAGGAAGCTTTCCTTGAAACAGCAAAAAAGATATACCAAAGCATTCAAGATGGCCGTTTGGATTTAAATGCTGCGGAGTCTGGAGTTCAACACAAACCTGCCTCCCCTGGGCGTCCACTTGCAGCACCTCCTGCCTCACGGGACAATTGTGCCTGCTAA